A genomic window from Silene latifolia isolate original U9 population chromosome Y, ASM4854445v1, whole genome shotgun sequence includes:
- the LOC141629342 gene encoding uncharacterized protein LOC141629342, whose translation MTNGDGSGTKIDPSSPYYLGPQDKPGDSITSIRLTLDNFDEWAHDVRLALKSRRKYVFVNGTINEPKAPCTQDDWETIHSMLVSWLSHTITAEVRSLLPKYENAKRLWDDLHDRFSVVDGPRIQQIKASLRDCRQTDNMTVAVYYGKLCQLWDELDKHEPIIDCKCCGSCTAGKLSLERRESDRLH comes from the coding sequence ATGACTAACGGCGACGGTTCTGGGACGAAAATAGACCCCTCTTCCCCATACTATCTCGGTCCTCAAGACAAGCCGGGAGATTCTATTACTTCGATCCGTCTGACCCTAGATAACTTCGATGAATGGGCCCACGATGTACGTCTAGCACTCAAGTCTCGACGCAAATATGTGTTTGTTAATGGTACGATTAACGAACCTAAAGCTCCGTGTACGCAAGATGATTGGGAAACTATACATTCCATGTTGGTGTCATGGTTGTCTCATACTATCACTGCCGAGGTACGTTCTCTTCTACCGAAATATGAAAATGCTAAACGATTGTGGGATGACTTACATGATCGTTTTAGCGTCGTTGACGGACCGCGAATTCAACAGATTAAAGCTAGTCTTCGCGATTGTCGCCAAACTGATAATATGACAGTTGCTGTTTATTATGGGAAACTATGTCAATTATGGGATGAGCTTGACAAACATGAACCCATAATTGACTGTAAATGTTGTGGTAGTTGTACGGCTGGAAAATTATCTCTTGAGCGTCGGGAATCTGATCGCCTTCATTAG